The genomic region TTCAGCCGTTCGATCATCCGTACCGCATCGGCGCGCAGGTGACGGCGCTTCATGCGCTTGAGGATCAGGTCGTCGCCGGCCTGTAGCGACAAATGAAGGTGTGGCATGACGCGCGGCTCGCCGGTGACCAGCTCGAACAGCCGCTCGTCGATCTCGATCGTGTCGAGCGAGGAAAGCCGGAGGCGGGGCAGGGCGGGAACCCCGGCAAGGATGCGCTCGACCAGCCCGCCGAGCGTCACCTCGCCATCGGCATAGCTGGTGAGGTCGACGCCGGTCAGCACCACCTCGCGCGCGCCGGCCTCCGCCAGCGCGGCGACGCGCGCGACCACCGCGCCGGCCGGATCGCTCCTGCTCGGCCCACGCCCGGCGGGGATGGCACAGAAGGTGCAGGCGTGGTCGCAACCGTTCTGCACGCCGACGAAGGCGCGGGCGTGGCGTGGCGCGGGCGCTCGATTGGGAAAGCCGCCCCATGTCGCCGGAAGCAGCTTGGCGGCATTGCCGACGACACGGGACACCCCCGGAAGCGCCGCGAAGCCGTCCGGGTCGAGCTGCGCCGCGCAGCCGGTCGCGACGATCTCGGCCCCCGGCCGCGCGCGATGGGCGCGGCGAATCGCCGCGCGACTCTGCTTGACCGCCTCGTTAGTGACGCCGCAGGTGTTGACGACAACCATGTCGCGCGCGCCGAGCAATCCGCGGATCGTTTCGCTCTCGGCAAGGTTGAGGCGACAACCCAGGGTCACGACGTCGGGTCGGGGCAGGGCGGTCATAAGGGGCGATCTAGGGATGAGCGAAGCCGAAGTCCACGAAAAGGCCGCCGAGGTGCTGCGCTTCTGGTTCGGGTTGTCGCCCGACAGGCATTTCGCAAAAGACGCCGCGCTGGATCGCGAGATTGCGGAGAGGTTCGGCGCATTGCGCGACGCGGTGCTCGCCGCCGGTGCTGCCGGTTGGCGGGAGGCGCCGGATACGTTGCTCGCGGCGGTCATCCTGCTCGATCAATTCTCCCGCAATATCCACCGCGATTCGCCGCGTGCCTATGAAGCCGATCCGCTCGCCCTGGCACTGACGCTGTCCGCGATCGAGCGCGGCTGGGACGAAGGCTATGCGCCGGAGGAGCGGGCGTTCCTGTATCTGCCGCTGATGCACGCGGAGAGCGAGGCGATGCAGGCGCTGAGCGTAGAGAAATACACCGCGCTGGGGCTACCGGAGAACCTGCGCTTCGCTCGCGACCATGCCGCCGTGATCGCGTGCTTCGGCCGCTATCCCAGCCGCAATGCCGCGCTCGGCCGGGAATCGACGCAAGAGGAAGAAGAATATCTCAGCCAGCCAGGCGCTGGCTGGTGACCGTTGTGGGGATGAGGCGCTGCTCGGCGAGCATCCGCCGCGTCTGCATCAGGCTCATCGGCTGGCCGAACAGATAGCCCTGGCCGATCGTGCAGCCCATCGCGCGCAAGCGCTCGGCGATCCGCATGCTTTCCACGCCCTCCGCCACGATCGGCAGGTTGAGGCTCTCGCCGAGACGCAGGATCGCGTCGGCGATCGAGGCGCGCGCCGGATCGTCGGTCATCGCGGTGACGATCGAATGGTCGATCTTGATGCGGTCGAACGGCAGCGCGCGCAAATGGGTGAGGCTCGACACGCCGGTGCCGAAATCGTCCAGCGCGACGCGCACGCCCTGCGCCTTCAGGCTCTCGATGATCGAAGGGGCGATGCCGTGCGGATCCATCAACGCACCCTCGGTCAGTTCGATCTCCAGCCGGGATGGCGGATAGCCAAGCTCGGTGAGCAGGCGGATCACTTTCTGCGCGAGCCACGGATCGCGCATTTCCGGCACCGCGCAATTGACCGACAGCACCAGCCGCGCGTCCCAGTCCTTCGCGGCGCATAGCGCCTGCCGCATCACCGAGAGCGTCAGGTCCGAGATCAGGCCACGCTCACGCGCGATGTCGATGAAATGCGCCGGTGCGATCGTGCCGTGGACCGGATGTTCCCACCGCGCGAGCACCTCGAAGCCGAGCAGTTCGCCACTCTGGAGATCAACCACCGGCTCGAAATAGGGAGCGATCGCGCCGCTTCCGATCGCTTCGGGCAGGCTGTGCGCGATGGTGTCGCGCGCGCGGCGCTGGACGGCCATTTCGTCCTCGAACCACAGGCTGCGCTCGCCGCGCATGCGGGCGACCATCGCGGCGATATCGGCGGCCTCAAGAAGCGGCTCGATCGAGCCGCTTTCGCGATCCGACCGCGCGAGGCCGATCGAGGCCCCGCGCGCCGCCGCGCTTTCCTGGTGGGCGAGGAACGAAGTGAGCCGTCCGACGAGTTGATCCGGGGCATTGGGCGAATGGGATTCGACGGTCAGCACGCAGGCGAGCTGTGTCGGGCCGACGATGCCGGCCAGCGTCTCCCCCGGAAGCATCGCGGTGATCGCCGGGGCAACGTCGCCGATCGCGCCCACCGGCGCTTCCGGCCCGACATCGATGGCGATGACGGCGACGACGCGATCCCCGGAGCGCGTGAGGATCTGCGTTCCAGCCTCGATGAAGCCCTGTCGATTCGAAAGGCCCGTCGCGGGATCGCGCGGGATCGCCCGATTGAGACGCGGCGACAGCGGCTCGCCGTGCAGATCCGGACGGCGCCGGATGATGAGGACGGTGGCCAGCACGAGGGCGCCCAATAAAGCGATAACGGGGAGAACTTCCATCGATGACCTTATCCTGACCGCGCCGTTGGCATGTCGCACGGGCGGGGTGTAGAAGGGGTTAAGGGGCAGGTGCTTGCTTCCGCAGGCGCTTTCCACTAGGAGCCGCGCCACGTTCCGACGTTGAACGCTGAAGGAAAGCGCCCATGTGGTGCACGCTGGCCGGCGAGGTTTCGCCCGCCGGCGCTTTTGTGTTTGGGGCCGGACCTCCACCCCGGCTGTTGCGGGCGGTGGGCGGATATAGTTGGGATTCTGGATGTTCGACAGCCTGAGTGATCGTCTTGGCGGAGTGTTCGACCGGCTGCGCGGCCGTGGCGCGCTGACCGAGGCGGACGTGCGCCAGGCGATGCGCGAGGTCCGCATCGCGCTGATCGAGGCGGACGTGGCGCTGCCGGTGGCGCGGCAGTTTGTCGAAGACGCGACCGAAAAAGCGGTCGGGCAGAACGTGTTGCGCTCCGTCACGCCGGGGCAGCAGGTCGTCAAGATCGTCCATGACGCGCTGGTCGACATGCTCGGCGGCAAGGAGCCGCAGGACGCGGAGCTTGATCTGAACGCCGCGCCGCCGGCCGTCATCATGATGGTCGGCCTGCAAGGCTCGGGCAAGACGACCACCACCGCCAAGATCGCCAGGCGCCTCGCGGGCAGGGAGCGCAAGAAGGTGCTGATGGCGTCGCTCGACGTCAATCGCCCGGCCGCGCAGGAGCAGCTCGCCACGCTCGGCACGCAGGTCGAGGTGCAGACGCTGTCGATCGTCGCCGGCCAGCAGCCGGTCGATATCGCGCGGCGCGCGTTGCAGGCGGCGAAGCTGCAAGGCTTCGATGTGCTGATGCTCGATACGGCGGGCCGCCTCCATGTCGATCAGGCGCTGATGGACGAGATGAAGGCCGTGGCGGAGATCGCGCGACCGCAGGAAATCCTGCTCGTCGTCGATTCGCTGACGGGCCAGGATGCGATCAACGTCGCGCAGAGCTTCTCGGCGCAGGTGCCGCTGACCGGCGTGGTGCTGACCCGCATGGACGGCGATGCGCGCGGCGGCGCGGCGCTGTCCATGCGCGCCGTCACCGGCAAGCCGATCAAGTTCGCCGGCACCGGCGAGAAGATGGACGCGATCGAGGCGTTCCATCCCGAGCGGGTCGCCGGCCGCATCCTCGGCATGGGCGACGTCGTGTCGCTGGTCGAGCGCGCGGCGGAGGCGATCCAGCAGGAGGACGCCGAGCGCATGGCCGCGCGGCTCGCCAAGGGCCAGTTCGACATGGACGACCTGCGCGGCCAGCTCGCGCAGATGCGGCGGATGGGCGGGCTGGGCGCGCTCGCCGGCATGATCCCCGGCATGAAGAAGGCGCAGGCTGCGATGGCCTCCGGCGCAGTGGACGAGCGCATCCTGCTCCGCATGGACGCGATGATCACCTCGATGACGCGCAAGGAGCGCGCCAAGCCCGAGCTTATCAACGCCAAGCGCAAGATCCGTATCGCCAAGGGTAGCGGGACGACCGTGCAGGACGTCAACAAGCTGCTCAAGATGCACCAGGAAATGTCCACCGCGATGAAGCGCATCAGGAAGATGGGCGGCATCAAGGGGATGATGGCGATGCTCGGCAAGGGCGGCCTCGGCGGGCTGGGCAATGCGCTCGGCGGGCCGGAGCTTGGCGACGTGCTGGGCAAGGCGGGCGGCGGCTTGCCGGGGCTGCCCGGTGGCACGGGCGGGCTTCCGCCAGGGTTTCCGAAATTCAAGAAATAAGTTAATTTAGATAGTTGGAAGGAAGAATTAACAATGGCTCTCAGCATTCGCTTGTCGCGTGGCGGCTCCAAGAAGCGTCCTTACTACCGCATCGTCGTGGCCGATGCCCGTTCGCCGCGTGACGGCAAGTTCATCGAGAAGATCGGCAACTACAACCCGCTGCTCAAGAAGGACGACGAGAAGCGCATCGTGCTCGATGCCGATCGCGCGAAGCATTGGCTGGGCGTGGGCGCGCAGCCGACCGATCGCGTCGCCCGCTTCCTCGACGCCGCCGGCGTGCGTGAGCGCGCGGCCCGCAGCAATCCGAAGAAGGGCGAGCCGGGCGACAAGGCCAAGGAGCGCGCCGAGGAGCGTGCCGAGAAGCTGAAGGCCGCCGAGGAAGCGCAGAACGAGGCGCAGGAAGTCGTCGCGGCCGAGGTCGAGGCGGCCACCGAGGAGCCGACGCCGGAGGGCGAGCAGGTCGCCGAAGCGACCTCCGAGCAGTAAGGTCGGGCAAGGGTCGCGGGTGCCGCTCGCGATCCTTCCGGTCCTGGCGCGATGAGCGACAAGGCTGTCCCCACCGAACCCGAGGTCGTTCTCGCGGCCGTCATCGGCGCGCATGGCGTGACCGGCGAGGTGCGGCTCAAGGTGTTCGCCGACGATCTTGGCGCGCATCGCTCGTTCAATCGCGGCGCGCTCACGCTGAAGGCGTTACGCGACGGCCCGAGCGGCGCGATCGCGCGTTTCGCCGAGGTGGGCGACCGCAATCGCGCCGAGGCGCTGCGCGGCACGGAGCTTTCCGTGCCGCGATCGGCGCTGCCTCCGCTCGGCGAGGGCGAATATTATCATTGCGATCTGATCGGCCTGGCGGCGGTTTCGAGCGACGGCGACGC from Sphingomonas sp. CL5.1 harbors:
- a CDS encoding DUF924 family protein; translation: MSEAEVHEKAAEVLRFWFGLSPDRHFAKDAALDREIAERFGALRDAVLAAGAAGWREAPDTLLAAVILLDQFSRNIHRDSPRAYEADPLALALTLSAIERGWDEGYAPEERAFLYLPLMHAESEAMQALSVEKYTALGLPENLRFARDHAAVIACFGRYPSRNAALGRESTQEEEEYLSQPGAGW
- a CDS encoding bifunctional diguanylate cyclase/phosphodiesterase — encoded protein: MLATVLIIRRRPDLHGEPLSPRLNRAIPRDPATGLSNRQGFIEAGTQILTRSGDRVVAVIAIDVGPEAPVGAIGDVAPAITAMLPGETLAGIVGPTQLACVLTVESHSPNAPDQLVGRLTSFLAHQESAAARGASIGLARSDRESGSIEPLLEAADIAAMVARMRGERSLWFEDEMAVQRRARDTIAHSLPEAIGSGAIAPYFEPVVDLQSGELLGFEVLARWEHPVHGTIAPAHFIDIARERGLISDLTLSVMRQALCAAKDWDARLVLSVNCAVPEMRDPWLAQKVIRLLTELGYPPSRLEIELTEGALMDPHGIAPSIIESLKAQGVRVALDDFGTGVSSLTHLRALPFDRIKIDHSIVTAMTDDPARASIADAILRLGESLNLPIVAEGVESMRIAERLRAMGCTIGQGYLFGQPMSLMQTRRMLAEQRLIPTTVTSQRLAG
- the rimM gene encoding ribosome maturation factor RimM (Essential for efficient processing of 16S rRNA) → MSDKAVPTEPEVVLAAVIGAHGVTGEVRLKVFADDLGAHRSFNRGALTLKALRDGPSGAIARFAEVGDRNRAEALRGTELSVPRSALPPLGEGEYYHCDLIGLAAVSSDGDALGRVVAVENFGAGDVIEIERANGKRFMVPMRAEAVPEWNGERLVVAASFVDG
- the rpsP gene encoding 30S ribosomal protein S16, with translation MALSIRLSRGGSKKRPYYRIVVADARSPRDGKFIEKIGNYNPLLKKDDEKRIVLDADRAKHWLGVGAQPTDRVARFLDAAGVRERAARSNPKKGEPGDKAKERAEERAEKLKAAEEAQNEAQEVVAAEVEAATEEPTPEGEQVAEATSEQ
- the ffh gene encoding signal recognition particle protein, which gives rise to MFDSLSDRLGGVFDRLRGRGALTEADVRQAMREVRIALIEADVALPVARQFVEDATEKAVGQNVLRSVTPGQQVVKIVHDALVDMLGGKEPQDAELDLNAAPPAVIMMVGLQGSGKTTTTAKIARRLAGRERKKVLMASLDVNRPAAQEQLATLGTQVEVQTLSIVAGQQPVDIARRALQAAKLQGFDVLMLDTAGRLHVDQALMDEMKAVAEIARPQEILLVVDSLTGQDAINVAQSFSAQVPLTGVVLTRMDGDARGGAALSMRAVTGKPIKFAGTGEKMDAIEAFHPERVAGRILGMGDVVSLVERAAEAIQQEDAERMAARLAKGQFDMDDLRGQLAQMRRMGGLGALAGMIPGMKKAQAAMASGAVDERILLRMDAMITSMTRKERAKPELINAKRKIRIAKGSGTTVQDVNKLLKMHQEMSTAMKRIRKMGGIKGMMAMLGKGGLGGLGNALGGPELGDVLGKAGGGLPGLPGGTGGLPPGFPKFKK
- a CDS encoding MiaB/RimO family radical SAM methylthiotransferase translates to MTALPRPDVVTLGCRLNLAESETIRGLLGARDMVVVNTCGVTNEAVKQSRAAIRRAHRARPGAEIVATGCAAQLDPDGFAALPGVSRVVGNAAKLLPATWGGFPNRAPAPRHARAFVGVQNGCDHACTFCAIPAGRGPSRSDPAGAVVARVAALAEAGAREVVLTGVDLTSYADGEVTLGGLVERILAGVPALPRLRLSSLDTIEIDERLFELVTGEPRVMPHLHLSLQAGDDLILKRMKRRHLRADAVRMIERLKAKRDIAIGADLIAGFPTEDEAMFANTLALIDDCQIVQAHVFPYSPRANTPAARMPQVATEVARERAARLRATSARLRRAWLAGMIGSQQAIVLEKPGDRGHTPGFAELRLAGPRDDIGQILTTRVTGATDDHLIGTPI